The Chitinophagales bacterium genomic sequence AGACGATTATCGTAAGAATGGTACCCTGTACCCTGTATACGACCACCCGGGTATCCACTGGGGTATGTCTATCGACCTGACCAGCTGTATTGGTTGCGGTGCTTGCGTAATGGGTTGCCAGGCCGAGAACAACGTATCAGTGGTAGGTAAAACACACGTACTGAAATCGCAGGAAATGCACTGGATACGCATCGATCGCTATTTCAGTGGTATGCCTGAAGATCCGGACAGCATTCAGACAGTATTCCAGCCGATGATGTGCCAGCACTGTGACAACGCTCCTTGTGAGAACGTTTGCCCTGTTAACGCAACCAACCACAGTAGCGAAGGTCTGAACCAAATGGCTTATAACCGTTGTATCGGTACTAAATATTGCGCAAACAACTGTCCGTACAAAGTACGTCACTTCAACTGGATGGATTGGAACGGTGCTGACTCATTTGCAGACAACCTGTATGAGGACTACCGCCGTGATGATATGAACAGCGACCTGACACGTATGGTATTGAATCCTGACGTGACAGTACGTAGCCGTGGTGTGATGGAAAAATGTAGCTTCTGCGTTCAGCGCCTGCAGGAAGGTAAACTGGCAGCGAAGAAAGATGGTACTCCGTTGAAAGATGGTGTAGTGCGTACCGCTTGCCAGCAGGCATGCCCTACTGACGCGATCGTATTCGGTAACGTGAACGATAAGAACAGCGCGATATACAAATTGCGCAAGCAGGAGCAGAAAGAGCGTGTAAACTACGTTCTGGAGCAGATACACACATTGCCAAACGTTAACTATCTGTCATTGATACGTAACACGGATAAGATAGTAGCCGGCGATATGGATGCGGACAAAATGGTAAGTCCATTGATGTTTTAATTGAACGTTGAATAATTAGCGAAAGCTATTAATATATTTTAAAAGATATTACTAATTACGTGCTATGCATTTGAAGTACGAATCGTTTGTTAGAGAACCGTTAGTAGATGGTGATAAGACCTATCACCAGGTAACAGAAGACATTGTTCGTCCTATTGAGCAGAAACCGGGCCGCATGTGGTATGTTGGTTTCTTCTTTTCGGCAGCTCTTCTGGCTTTCGGTGTATTCTCAGTTTGGTGGGAAGTTTATTTTGGTATCGGTGTATGGGGTATCAACCGCACTGTAGGTTGGGGATGGGATATCACCAACTTCGTATGGTGGGTCGGTATCGGTCACGCCGGTACGCTGATCTCTGCCATCCTGTTGCTGTTCCGCCAGGGCTGGCGAACCGGGGTGAACCGTGCTGCAGAAGCGATGACCATATTTGCGGTAATGTGTGCGGGTCAGTTCCCGATATTCCACATGGGTCGTGTATGGAACGCTTTCTATGTACTGCCTTACCCGAATACACGTGGTGCTCTGTGGCCTAACTTCAACTCTGCTTTGATGTGGGACGTGTTCGCGATCTCTACCTACTTTACGGTATCATTGTTATTCTGGTACTCAGGCCTTGTACCTGACTTTGCAACTGTACGTGACCGTGCAAAGACAAAATTGCGTAAACGCCTGTATGGTTTGGCTTCTTTCGGCTGGACAGGTACTGCTAAGAACTGGCAACGTCATGAGGCACTTTCTCTTGTGCTGGCCGGTTTGAGTACACCATTGGTACTTTCTGTACACACGATAGTATCTTTCGACTTTGCTACTTCAGTTATACCGGGATGGCACACTACCATCTTCCCTCCATACTTCGTTGCGGGTGCGATATTCTCAGGTTTTGCCATGGTACAAACGCTGCTTATCGTATGCCGGAAGATCATGGGTCTGGAAGACTATATCACCGTAGGCCACCTGGAAGCAATGAATAAAGTAATTGTACTTACCGGTTCTATCGTAGGTGTT encodes the following:
- the nrfD gene encoding polysulfide reductase NrfD — translated: MHLKYESFVREPLVDGDKTYHQVTEDIVRPIEQKPGRMWYVGFFFSAALLAFGVFSVWWEVYFGIGVWGINRTVGWGWDITNFVWWVGIGHAGTLISAILLLFRQGWRTGVNRAAEAMTIFAVMCAGQFPIFHMGRVWNAFYVLPYPNTRGALWPNFNSALMWDVFAISTYFTVSLLFWYSGLVPDFATVRDRAKTKLRKRLYGLASFGWTGTAKNWQRHEALSLVLAGLSTPLVLSVHTIVSFDFATSVIPGWHTTIFPPYFVAGAIFSGFAMVQTLLIVCRKIMGLEDYITVGHLEAMNKVIVLTGSIVGVAYLTELFMAWYSMVPYEKAAFHWRIMGPYWWSYWAMMTCNVVSPQLFWFKKLRRNIPFTFFMSIIVNIGMWFERFVIIVTSLYRDYLPGSWTYYSPTWPEIGFYLGTFGLFFTCFFLFAKYFPVIAIAEIKFVLKTSGESYKKKMEVIEEQSTEEFIAQHAHH